Below is a genomic region from Brassica rapa cultivar Chiifu-401-42 chromosome A08, CAAS_Brap_v3.01, whole genome shotgun sequence.
TAGCTTCTTATGCTGAGGAATCTGCTCCGTCGCAGAGTAAGGATACAAAGACACCGACGGTATTTGAACAGACAGAAAAGAAGGCTGGAGGATTTAAACTTCCTGAAGGCAAGGCAAATATGTTCCCTGATAGATCTGCTGGAAGTGTGCAGCGGCCTACTGGTGCACCTGTGCAATCACAGTTTAGTTTCAATACCAATAGCAGTATGCCTGGTAATAGATTAACTTTTCCTGCTGCAACGgtatcagcttcttcttcacCTTTGTCTAGCACGTCACTTGATTCCGTTTCCACCTTACCTACACCGTCATCACGTTCATTGCCAACCTCTACGAAAGATTCAGGTATAAATTCTTTGTCTTCTGTCTATTTCGTTTGATTAACATAATATTCAACTATCCTAACTGTAATATTTGGTCAATGACATTGTTATCGTCAGTTTCAGCTCCAACATCTATTCCCATCAGCTTGGCATCAGTCCCACAAACACTTTCAGTCGCACCGACATCTACAGTTTCAGCTACGGGGATCAGTGTTCCATTTGGTAAATCGTTGACCAGTGCCAGTTTAGATCTCAATCAAGCAGCTACGTCAACACCATCTCCATCACCTGGCCCTACAGCTGGTTTCTCTTTTAAGTTACCAGCTTCTTCTCCATCATCCCCTGAAATTGTCTCATCTTCAACAGGCCAATCATCGGTTGTTCCACCATCTTCGACAGCATCACAAGTGTCAACTAGTCTGGTCTCAGCAACCAGTTCCCCAACAGACAGCAATCGTTTGTTTTCATCAACCTCTTCATCTTTAACTCCCCCTATTACTTCTACCGCTCCTGGCGCGTTTAAGTTTCCTCAAGTTTCTACCCCGTCGTCTGCTGTGTCCACTGCAGAGCCAGTCTCAGAACCTAAAAAACTAGAGACTCAAAGTTCCTCAATTCTAAGTACGGGAAGTACTGCAGAGCCTGTAGCAAAGGCAGCAACATCACAGACTGAGCTGCTGCCGGTGAAAAGTGAAATTTCGACCTCAGAGACTACAGTAACAGCCCCTGTCAGTACATCTGGGTTCCTTTCTGGATTTTCATCCGCAACACAGTCTAGTCCTGTAATTATGGCGCCTCCTTCATTCAGTTGGCCTGGTAGTTCTCAGCCGCAACAGCCATCGCCAACACCTGTCTCTTTCCCTACATCCTTTTCAACTTCAGCAAGTCCATTGGGTGAGAAAAAAGACACTGTAGATACACAGGAAGATGAAATGGACGAAGAAGCTCCAGAGGCTAGCCCTGCGGCTGAACTTAGTATGAGTGGTTTTGGAGGTTTTGGGCTTGGGTCAATTCCAAACCCGGCTGCTCCCAAATCAAATCCATTTGGTGGTTCCTTTGGTAATGCTACAACAGCAACAAGTAATCCGTTCAATATGACAGTCCCCAGTGGCGAGCTATTCCGACCTGCATCATTCAGTTTTCAAAATCCTCAACCATCTCAACGGACAGGATTTGGCGGGTTTTCTACAACGCCTTCTCAAACTCCCACTCAGGGCGGATTTGGCCAACCGTCGCAGGTTGGCGTAGGACAGCAAGCTCTAGGATCGGTACTGGGTTCATTTGGGCAGTCGAGGCAGATTGGTGCTGGTCTCCCAGGAGCTACGTTTGGTTCTCCTACCGGATTTGGTGGCTCTAGCCCAGGAAGCGGCCTCCCAAATGCACCAGCATCTGGTGGTTTTGCAGCTGCTGGCTCCAGTGCTACTGGTGGCTTTGCCGCCATGGCTTCAACTGGTAGGGGATTCGCAGGTGCTTCTTCCAGTCCAACTGGTGGATTCGCTGGCTTAGCCTCAGGTAGTGGTGGTTTCGGCGGTGCTGCTCCAGGAGGAGGGGCTGGTGGTGGATTTGGTGGAGTTGGTTCAGGCTCGGGAGGGTTTGGAAGCTTTGCTCCTCCCAATAGTGGAGGTTTTGCTGGAGCATCAGGaggtatatacatataacatctTAAACATGCACAGTCATGCTCTTATTACATCTGTGGACCATTGTCTTTCTTTTCAACAGGTGGTGGTTTTGGGGGTTTCGGTGGCCAAGGGCAAGGCGGTGGTGGTGGGTTCTCAGGGTTTGGTGGGAACACGGGAGGAGCAGGAGGAAAGCCATCGGAACTCTTCACACAGATGAGAAAATGAGAGGAaagatatattatatgttaaaatGAGTATGGCATGCGAGCAAAGTCTCTGATTCACTTTAGATCTAATCTGGTAGCTATTATATCGAGTTTGTATGTTCATCTACATTAATGAAAACGTTTGTTTGTGTACTCAATTTCTTAGTTATGTGAGCGGACCCTTGCAGACTAAACTCCCACGTGGCTCATGCCTTTGATCACAGGCTAATAGCTTACATACAAGTGCGCTTTTTCATCATTGTGAAAAAACGATTTTGGCTTCTTTATTGTTTTTATAACATcataacatagatatatattcttatttaatCTAGTAactgatatatacatataaagaaTATATCACATGTTGCAAAAACGATAAAATGATTTTGAATTGGGGGAGTTGTGTAAACAAACTGAGGGAAAAATGAaggggagagggagagggagagagagagagagagagagagagagagagagagagagagagagagagaggcgttATTCCAGGAAACATTTATTCCAGTGTGTCCCCTTggttataatttaatttaatttaggGTTAAAGAGATATTTAGTTTTCtccgaaaatatatatgttcCTGTTTTGCTCTTTGTTCGATTCGATTCGATTCGATGTGATCCCGCGCCAACAaagactcttcttcttcttcttcttcttcttctactcgtGAAAATTCGAGAGAGAGACGAGAAATAGAGATATCCAGAAGAGCCGCATTTGAAATCACTTTTGAGGGTCTTTACTGCTTCTGCTTCTGCTTCTGGGTCTCCTCCGATTCCGACAAAAGTTGAGAATTTTTAATCGAATCTTAGGTTTTGTCCCCAGAAGAATTTGTGGGGGATGAATTTGGGGGAATTGAACAATAATAAGGTGTGGGAGATTAAAGCCCTGAAGAAGAAAGCGAGGGAAGATGAGGCGAGGAAGATTCTGGAGAAAGTGGCGAATCAGGTTCAGCCTATTATGACTCGACGCAAATGGCGTGTCAAGCTTCTCTCCGAATTCTGGTAAAAGGCATCTCTTTCCTCTTTTAATCATCTGATGTTCTTGTTGTTGATTTCGAAATTGCAGCCCAACGAATCCAAGGCTTTTGGGGGTGAATGTAAATAGGGGCGTTCAAGTGAAACTGAGGCTTCGGAGGGTAAACAACGATGGAGATTTCTTGTCCTATCACGAGATCCTTGACACTATGCTCCACGAGCTTTGCCACAATGCTCATGGTCCTCACAATGCTAGTTTTTATAAGCTTTGGGATGAACTTCGAAAGGTCCTTTCCTTTGCTTAATCtcatgtttgatgttttttttttgtaatggtAGGATGTTCTCTTTGTTGAATTCTAGTATCATTGTTCTAAGCCCATGGTAGCTGCACCACTCTGCCTTATTTGTGATAAAATCAAATTGGTGGAATTGTGATTCTTATGTAGGGGATAGTCATATGCCTTTTTTGAAAGGAAAATGACAATTAGATTTTACTTGCTGCTGCTGCATTACTAATTTTGTCCATTGTCTCAGGAATGTGAGGAGTTGATGTCAAAGGGTATCACAGGGTCAGGCCAAGGCTTTGATGTTCCTGGCAAGCGCTTGGGTGGGTTTTCTCGTCAGCCTACCCTCTCTTCTCTTCGTGCAACAGCAGCTAAAGCAGCTGAAAAGAGAGTGCGTGCGGGTAATTTGTTACCCTCAGGACCTCAACGCCTTGGTGGTGATAGCAGCATTATGTCAGATCTTACCCCAATCCAGGCTGCTGCAATGGCTGCTGAAAGGCGCTTCCTTGATGACATCTGGTGTGGTTCCCAATCCGCAGAGGCTTTAGAAGACCAAGAGAATTATAGTGACGCATGTGCGGAACCTGTTGTTTCGGTAAGGTCAGCAAAAAGAAGCAGTAGCTGCTCAAATGCTACCAGTTCATCATGCCCTCCATCTTCCTGGGGATCAGATGTCATTGATTTaacagaggaagaagcttcTGAAAGTAGTAGATGTAGTAAAAGAAGTTGCAACCCAGCTGGTGATCAAGGTCCTTCGTCTTCCTCCAAAGATGAACCAATATCTGGTGTTATGAAATCATCAGAAACTTCACCATCCACCAGTTGCAATGAAAATCAAGGCAGAGAAGAAACTGCAATGTGGGAGTGTGCAGAATGCACCTTATTGAACCCGGTGAGTGAGTCttgtaaataatattattcctCTGAGATTGTTTGTTTTTTCGAATTGAAAATTGAAGCTTCCTGCTATCTATTCCGTAGAATTTATTTACTGTCTTGTTTATTCTGGAGCAGTTGTTGGCTCCGATATGCGAGCTATGCACTGCGGCAAAGCCAAAGGAAAGAGAGATGAAGCACAAAGTCTGGTCATGCAAGTTCTGCACTCTTGAAAACGAGGTGAATCTGGAGAAATGCGAGGCTTGTGGTCAGTGGAGATACTCGTATGGACAACCATTGTCGACTCGTGCTCCTAATGTCGGCACTTGAGGGAGTTCCTAGTGTTCTGCATGGACTAAAATTCCTGTCTTCGCCATATCTTTTTTGGCAACGAGCGATGACATGCTTCTCCATGTTATGTAAACCGAATACCAAATTTTTTGTGGCTGCTAGGATTAGACCTTTTTAACTCCATTTggtacaaaagaatatttctATTTGAagcaaaacacaaaacaaaactcaATGGCAATACAGGTAGGTGGTTCTCAGAGGCTTTGGTGGCAACATGGGAGAGCAGGAATGCCATCGGCGCCCTTCACACAGATGAGAAAATGAGACAAGTAACTATGCTAAAATGAGTATTGCCATGCGAGCAAAGTCTCTGATCTTCATTTAGAAATAATCATTTGTCTAGCTCTATGGAGTTTGTATGTTATCTATATTAACGAAGGTTTGTTTGTGTACTcaatttcttttaattaaaaGGTAGTTATCTGTCAGCGGGTGGCTTAAGTTCGCCCTAGAAAAGCTCTCTGTCCCGATTTTCGAGGCCGCGCCGCAACCGTTCCTCCTCGACGCCGGTCGTGCCCCTGGCCGCCGGCGTTGGGTCCTCTGCTCAGCCTGCTTCTCTTCACCGCTCTCTGCTCTTTCCATCGTCATCTCCAACTTCAATTCTCGTGTCTTCGTCGTCTCTTACGCAATGGTTTCCACGAATCGCTTCACCGTCGCCGTCTCTCATCCTCCGCTCGTCACCGCTCATCCTCTCGTCATCTCTCATCCTCTCAAAGTGAACAGGAGCACCGGATCTAGAACCACCAGATCTGCTCATTTTCTCGGAACCGTGAAGTCTCCGCTTGGTGTACAGCCAGAGCCTCCTCTCCTCCATCACGTCTCTTCACCATCTCAACCTTTTGAACCCCTGGTCATATATTCCCTCAGACAGCTTCATCCCAACAGATCTCTTGACGTGAGCTTTCAAAGTTTTGTAATGGGCTTGCGGTTTAGCTCAGGTCTCGATGAGAGCTATGGATTCCAATACGGTAATATTGGAGTTCACTTTCTCAGTTTGATCTCAGTTCGCATCCTCTCATGGAATATCGTCAAGAGCATCGCCCCACCTCCGCCGTCTCGCCTCGTCACTCCATTCCCTTCCGAGATCTGCTGCTACTCCACCGCTAGCTTCACTCATCCGTCGCATCTCAACGCCGATACAGCTTATGG
It encodes:
- the LOC103832579 gene encoding uncharacterized protein LOC103832579 isoform X2, which encodes MNLGELNNNKVWEIKALKKKAREDEARKILEKVANQVQPIMTRRKWRVKLLSEFWGVQVKLRLRRVNNDGDFLSYHEILDTMLHELCHNAHGPHNASFYKLWDELRKECEELMSKGITGSGQGFDVPGKRLGGFSRQPTLSSLRATAAKAAEKRVRAGNLLPSGPQRLGGDSSIMSDLTPIQAAAMAAERRFLDDIWCGSQSAEALEDQENYSDACAEPVVSVRSAKRSSSCSNATSSSCPPSSWGSDVIDLTEEEASESSRCSKRSCNPAGDQGPSSSSKDEPISGVMKSSETSPSTSCNENQGREETAMWECAECTLLNPLLAPICELCTAAKPKEREMKHKVWSCKFCTLENEVNLEKCEACGQWRYSYGQPLSTRAPNVGT
- the LOC103832579 gene encoding uncharacterized protein LOC103832579 isoform X1, yielding MNLGELNNNKVWEIKALKKKAREDEARKILEKVANQVQPIMTRRKWRVKLLSEFCPTNPRLLGVNVNRGVQVKLRLRRVNNDGDFLSYHEILDTMLHELCHNAHGPHNASFYKLWDELRKECEELMSKGITGSGQGFDVPGKRLGGFSRQPTLSSLRATAAKAAEKRVRAGNLLPSGPQRLGGDSSIMSDLTPIQAAAMAAERRFLDDIWCGSQSAEALEDQENYSDACAEPVVSVRSAKRSSSCSNATSSSCPPSSWGSDVIDLTEEEASESSRCSKRSCNPAGDQGPSSSSKDEPISGVMKSSETSPSTSCNENQGREETAMWECAECTLLNPLLAPICELCTAAKPKEREMKHKVWSCKFCTLENEVNLEKCEACGQWRYSYGQPLSTRAPNVGT